Proteins encoded within one genomic window of Methanothrix harundinacea 6Ac:
- a CDS encoding cation-translocating P-type ATPase: MDIDEKNRWYSLSIEDVFERLGSGEGGLTTPEATRRLQDHGPNELEEGKGATWPEILISQIKNPIIIVLGIAAVISLLAEKRIDAAVIFAVIVLNTALGFLKEFKAEEAISALMSHAAPEADVLRIFGGGGEGGEGGEGAGEGSRGESRKVRVKAREIVVGDIILVEAGSKVPADARIIEAANLEIDESMLTGESVPAKKCVDSEICRNPPAMGTLSEMEIDNTIFAGTIVTRGRAKAVVFATGMATDMGKIADMLTKTKKSATPLKKRTLDLGRKIMFLAILAGGLTFAVGLYRGFDLIDAFLFTLAMTVSAIPAALPAAITVALAVGVSRMAKRHAIMRKLDAVETLGSVTAICTDKTGTLTTNQMTVQRIYLPDRIVSVTGAGFKPEGSFEVEGSELDPKEDGSLATFLRIAALCNDSSLSSKEGDDGERWEIQGDPTEGALVVAAAKAGLAKEDLEASFPRIDEIPFDPDKRYMATFNERDGRVEVCLKGAPETVLGISSAIAVDGEPRDLTEADKERILDMSSQMAADALRVLGFATKTIGKEEVAGFKEAGPSGLIFSGLSGMMDPPRPEAIEAIALAKKAGIKVVMATGDHKITAEAIAREMGIVEGDSRAFAGSDLDGMDDSELDAAMEDAAVFARVSPEHKHRIVESLRRKGHIVAMTGDGVNDAPALKVAEIGIAMGITGTDVTKETADMILTDDNFQSIVNAVEEGRVIFQNIRKVVRYLINTSAGEVLAITASLLFLALNVLIFTPVQILWVNLVTDGILVVNLAMEPKERDVMDQPPRDPAEKIINRDIVLNTLFIALIMAVGTLFVFTREWNNGDLIRAQTMGFITMAMFQVFNALNCRSRTQSVFSLGLFSNRNLMVAIFASVVLQLLATELSFFNAALGSVSLSLTDWITMVAVAATVLIGEEIRKMVAKRRAGGPS; the protein is encoded by the coding sequence ATGGATATCGATGAAAAGAACCGCTGGTATTCTCTCAGCATTGAAGATGTCTTCGAGCGGCTGGGATCGGGGGAGGGGGGCCTCACCACCCCCGAGGCGACGAGGAGGCTCCAGGATCACGGCCCAAACGAGCTCGAAGAGGGGAAGGGGGCGACCTGGCCTGAGATCCTCATCTCCCAGATAAAAAACCCCATCATCATCGTCCTGGGGATAGCGGCAGTGATCTCCCTCCTCGCCGAGAAGAGGATAGACGCCGCCGTCATCTTCGCCGTCATCGTCCTCAACACCGCCCTGGGCTTCCTGAAGGAGTTCAAGGCCGAGGAGGCGATATCCGCCCTCATGTCCCACGCGGCCCCCGAGGCCGACGTCCTCCGGATCTTCGGCGGGGGCGGAGAGGGAGGAGAGGGAGGAGAGGGAGCCGGGGAAGGGTCCCGGGGGGAGAGCAGAAAGGTCAGGGTCAAGGCGAGGGAGATCGTCGTCGGCGACATAATCCTGGTGGAGGCGGGCTCGAAGGTCCCCGCCGACGCGCGGATAATCGAGGCCGCAAACCTCGAGATCGACGAGTCGATGCTCACCGGCGAGTCGGTCCCCGCGAAGAAGTGCGTCGACTCGGAGATCTGTCGCAACCCCCCGGCTATGGGGACCCTGTCGGAGATGGAGATCGACAACACCATCTTCGCGGGGACGATCGTCACCCGGGGGAGGGCGAAGGCCGTTGTCTTCGCGACGGGGATGGCGACGGATATGGGAAAGATCGCCGATATGCTGACCAAGACCAAGAAATCGGCGACGCCCTTGAAGAAGCGGACCCTGGACCTCGGCAGAAAGATCATGTTCCTCGCCATCCTCGCCGGCGGCCTCACCTTTGCCGTAGGGCTGTACCGGGGCTTTGATCTCATCGACGCCTTCCTCTTCACCCTGGCCATGACCGTCTCGGCGATCCCCGCCGCCCTTCCTGCGGCGATAACGGTGGCCCTGGCGGTGGGGGTCAGCCGGATGGCAAAGCGCCACGCCATCATGAGGAAGCTCGACGCCGTCGAGACCCTCGGCTCCGTCACCGCCATATGCACCGACAAGACGGGGACCCTCACCACCAACCAGATGACGGTCCAGAGGATCTACCTCCCGGACCGGATCGTCTCGGTGACCGGGGCAGGGTTCAAGCCCGAGGGGAGCTTCGAGGTCGAAGGCTCGGAGCTGGACCCGAAGGAGGACGGGAGCCTTGCGACCTTCCTGCGGATCGCAGCCCTCTGCAACGACTCCAGCCTCAGTTCCAAGGAGGGGGACGACGGCGAGCGGTGGGAGATCCAGGGGGACCCGACGGAAGGGGCCCTCGTCGTCGCCGCCGCCAAGGCGGGGCTCGCCAAAGAGGATCTGGAGGCGTCCTTCCCGAGGATCGACGAGATACCCTTCGATCCGGACAAAAGGTACATGGCCACGTTCAACGAGCGGGATGGCCGCGTCGAGGTCTGCCTGAAGGGGGCGCCGGAGACGGTCCTGGGGATCTCCTCGGCGATCGCCGTCGACGGCGAACCGAGAGATCTGACGGAGGCGGATAAGGAGAGGATCCTGGATATGAGCTCCCAGATGGCGGCCGACGCCCTGAGGGTCCTGGGGTTCGCCACCAAGACGATTGGGAAGGAGGAGGTGGCCGGTTTCAAAGAGGCCGGACCCTCCGGCCTGATCTTTTCGGGGCTCTCCGGAATGATGGACCCCCCCAGGCCCGAGGCGATAGAGGCGATCGCCCTGGCGAAGAAGGCGGGGATCAAGGTCGTCATGGCCACCGGAGACCACAAGATAACGGCGGAGGCGATCGCCCGGGAGATGGGGATCGTCGAAGGCGATTCGAGAGCTTTTGCCGGCTCCGACCTCGACGGTATGGACGATTCCGAGCTGGACGCGGCGATGGAGGATGCCGCCGTCTTCGCCCGGGTCTCCCCCGAGCATAAGCACAGGATCGTCGAGTCCCTGAGGCGGAAAGGGCACATCGTCGCCATGACCGGGGACGGCGTCAACGACGCTCCGGCCCTGAAGGTCGCCGAGATCGGGATCGCCATGGGGATCACGGGGACCGACGTCACCAAGGAGACGGCCGACATGATCCTCACCGACGACAACTTCCAGAGCATCGTCAACGCCGTCGAGGAGGGGCGGGTGATCTTCCAGAACATAAGGAAGGTCGTCCGGTATCTGATCAACACCAGCGCCGGGGAGGTCCTCGCCATAACGGCCTCCCTCCTCTTCCTCGCCTTGAACGTCCTCATCTTCACCCCCGTTCAGATCCTCTGGGTGAACCTGGTGACCGACGGGATCCTCGTCGTGAACCTCGCCATGGAGCCGAAGGAGAGGGACGTGATGGACCAGCCCCCCAGGGACCCCGCAGAGAAGATCATCAACCGGGATATCGTCCTAAATACCCTCTTCATCGCCCTCATCATGGCGGTGGGGACCCTCTTTGTATTCACCCGGGAGTGGAACAACGGAGACCTGATCCGGGCCCAGACGATGGGTTTCATCACCATGGCGATGTTCCAGGTCTTCAACGCCCTCAACTGCAGGTCCAGGACCCAGTCGGTCTTCAGCCTGGGGCTATTCAGCAACAGAAACCTGATGGTGGCGATATTCGCCTCCGTGGTGCTCCAGCTCCTGGCAACAGAGCTCTCCTTCTTCAACGCGGCCCTGGGGTCTGTCTCCCTCTCGCTGACGGACTGGATCACCATGGTGGCGGTCGCCGCCACCGTCCTCATCGGAGAGGAGATCAGAAAGATGGTGGCGAAGAGGAGGGCGGGGGGTCCGTCTTAG
- a CDS encoding MBL fold metallo-hydrolase: protein MTEDGIFGDLGITPFRRRVSSGRPAPHLSLRFDSHLFSIDTSRSPKGSVQPDAYLITHAHSDHYGKSAMISPEAVASRETARALEIRHGRRYEGRTFPVGGSILVDDLEVVTYSTGHTIGSVAFGWETDLGVRVLVTGDVKNYENLPKCDLLVTEANYGDPWDPACRFEDDIVGFGDAVDAGSTFGAYAFGKAQRAVSLIRALGCKDPIGMDGKSLALTRELLPGFGPFSPAEENGTDLNVVTPWELSTIRSKRKYVLTGRSDLPFAQIRISDHLDFKGLMRMVERISPKAALVYHPEGRRANMMAHHLRELGMASISVSEIEDSF from the coding sequence TTGACGGAAGATGGGATCTTCGGGGACCTGGGGATAACCCCCTTTCGGAGGCGTGTCAGCAGCGGTAGGCCCGCGCCGCACCTATCCCTCAGGTTCGACTCCCACCTCTTCTCGATAGACACCAGCCGCTCTCCGAAGGGCTCCGTCCAGCCCGACGCCTACCTCATAACCCACGCCCACAGCGACCACTACGGCAAGTCGGCGATGATCTCGCCGGAGGCGGTGGCGTCCCGGGAGACGGCCCGAGCCCTGGAGATCAGGCACGGCCGGAGGTACGAGGGGAGGACCTTTCCGGTCGGAGGAAGCATCCTCGTCGACGACCTGGAGGTTGTAACCTACTCCACCGGCCACACCATCGGCTCCGTCGCCTTCGGGTGGGAGACGGATCTGGGGGTTCGGGTTCTCGTCACCGGGGACGTCAAGAACTACGAGAACCTCCCCAAATGCGACCTCCTGGTGACGGAGGCGAACTACGGCGACCCCTGGGACCCTGCCTGCCGGTTCGAGGACGACATCGTCGGCTTCGGCGACGCCGTCGATGCCGGCTCCACCTTCGGAGCCTACGCCTTCGGCAAGGCCCAGAGGGCCGTATCCCTCATCCGGGCCCTCGGCTGCAAGGACCCCATCGGGATGGACGGAAAGAGCCTCGCCCTCACCCGGGAGCTCCTCCCCGGCTTCGGCCCCTTCTCGCCGGCGGAGGAGAACGGGACGGACCTGAACGTCGTAACCCCCTGGGAGCTCTCCACCATCAGGTCGAAGAGGAAGTACGTCCTCACCGGGAGGAGCGACCTCCCCTTCGCCCAGATCCGGATCAGCGATCATCTCGACTTCAAGGGGCTGATGAGGATGGTGGAGCGGATCTCCCCGAAGGCAGCCCTAGTTTACCACCCCGAGGGGAGGAGGGCGAACATGATGGCCCACCACCTCCGGGAGCTGGGGATGGCCTCGATCTCCGTCAGCGAGATCGAGGACTCTTTTTAG
- a CDS encoding tripartite tricarboxylate transporter permease produces MVDIILISSVFFGLLFGIFSGLTPGIHSNNFAALLLALSPAFLSLGLEPLDLATAILAASVAHTFLDIVPSIFIGAPDADTALAVLPGHEMMLEGKGIEAIRLSALGSASSILVALLLIVPLSLLFGRFYETFMDHVGLVLLAIAAVTILTERGEVIEGQGSLAPLKYKLIALVLFLTSGLLGTFAFAHQDLAQSPLGFRPEVLMPLLGGLFGASILLISLGSRAEVPDQRETGFGMPARTITKAAFFGGLAGSVVAWVPGVTPAVATVATRFGSDWSGREFLVSVSGVNTANALLTMVALLVVGRPRSGAAVAIQELVELDRRLLLFMVTVAVFVSILSYLATLAAGRAAAKVVRRLDYGRLCIAILALLTALTYAFTGPFGLFIYLVSTVVGLVAPFAGVRKTHAMGVLMVPLLIYYL; encoded by the coding sequence ATGGTAGATATTATCCTCATCTCATCGGTCTTTTTCGGCCTTCTATTCGGGATCTTCAGCGGCCTTACCCCGGGCATTCATTCAAATAACTTTGCAGCACTTCTCCTGGCCCTCTCTCCCGCCTTCCTCAGCCTGGGGCTGGAACCCCTCGACCTCGCGACGGCGATTCTGGCGGCGTCCGTCGCCCACACCTTCCTCGACATAGTGCCATCGATATTCATTGGTGCTCCCGACGCCGATACCGCCCTGGCCGTCCTTCCCGGCCACGAGATGATGCTCGAGGGGAAGGGGATCGAGGCGATCCGCCTCTCGGCCCTCGGGAGCGCCTCCTCGATCCTGGTGGCCCTGCTTCTGATCGTCCCCCTATCCCTCCTCTTCGGCAGGTTCTACGAGACCTTCATGGACCACGTCGGCCTCGTCCTCCTGGCGATAGCCGCCGTCACGATCCTGACGGAGCGGGGAGAGGTGATCGAGGGGCAGGGGTCCCTCGCCCCCCTCAAGTACAAGCTCATCGCCCTCGTCCTCTTCCTGACGAGCGGCCTCCTCGGAACCTTCGCCTTCGCCCACCAGGACCTCGCCCAGTCGCCCCTGGGGTTCCGGCCGGAGGTCCTGATGCCCCTGCTGGGAGGGCTCTTCGGCGCCTCGATCCTCCTGATCAGCCTCGGATCCCGGGCGGAGGTCCCCGACCAGAGGGAGACGGGGTTTGGGATGCCGGCGAGGACGATCACCAAGGCCGCCTTCTTCGGGGGGCTCGCGGGGTCGGTGGTGGCCTGGGTTCCGGGGGTGACCCCCGCGGTGGCGACCGTCGCCACCAGGTTCGGGTCGGACTGGTCCGGCCGGGAGTTTCTCGTCTCCGTATCGGGGGTGAACACCGCGAACGCCCTCCTCACCATGGTGGCGCTCCTGGTGGTGGGGCGGCCCCGGTCCGGGGCCGCCGTCGCCATCCAGGAGCTGGTGGAGCTGGACCGCAGGCTCCTCCTCTTCATGGTGACGGTCGCGGTCTTCGTATCGATCCTCTCATACCTCGCCACCCTCGCGGCGGGGAGGGCGGCGGCGAAGGTCGTGAGAAGGCTCGACTACGGGAGGCTCTGCATCGCCATCCTCGCCCTCCTCACCGCCCTCACCTACGCCTTCACCGGCCCCTTCGGCCTCTTCATCTACCTCGTCTCGACGGTCGTCGGCCTCGTCGCCCCCTTCGCGGGGGTGAGGAAGACCCACGCCATGGGGGTTCTGATGGTGCCGCTTTTGATTTACTACCTGTGA
- a CDS encoding 50S ribosomal protein L18e, whose translation MKKVKKTNPGLVTLIDDLKAATRNDGSAIWRDVAKRLEKPRRNYAAVNVSKINRHTAPDDLVLVAGKVLGTGDLDHKVTVAALQFSEQAASKIKSAGGECLRIDELADKHPKGSGIIILR comes from the coding sequence ATGAAGAAGGTCAAGAAGACAAACCCGGGATTGGTCACCCTCATCGACGATCTCAAGGCCGCCACCCGGAACGACGGGTCGGCGATCTGGCGCGACGTGGCCAAGAGGCTGGAGAAGCCGAGGCGGAACTACGCCGCAGTAAACGTCAGCAAGATAAACAGGCATACCGCCCCCGACGACCTGGTCCTCGTGGCGGGGAAGGTCCTGGGGACCGGCGATCTCGATCACAAGGTGACGGTGGCCGCCCTCCAGTTCAGCGAGCAGGCCGCGTCGAAGATAAAGTCGGCCGGTGGCGAATGTCTCAGGATAGATGAGCTGGCCGATAAACACCCGAAGGGTTCCGGCATAATTATTTTAAGGTGA
- a CDS encoding 50S ribosomal protein L13 translates to MMIIDASGMILGRLASLAASELLAGEEIAIVNAEKAIISGRRETIYREYEEMKNKGSTEKGPHYPKRPERILKRTVRGMLPHKTKRGRDAMSRLRIYVGVPPELKGMEMERPEAAKMTRLGTGKYVELGDVSRMFGSKF, encoded by the coding sequence CTGATGATTATTGACGCATCTGGGATGATCCTGGGACGTCTGGCCAGCCTCGCCGCTTCAGAGCTCCTCGCAGGAGAGGAGATAGCGATCGTCAACGCCGAGAAGGCCATAATCTCAGGTCGGCGAGAGACCATCTACCGGGAGTACGAGGAGATGAAGAACAAGGGCTCCACCGAGAAGGGGCCTCACTATCCCAAGCGGCCCGAGAGGATCCTGAAGAGGACGGTCCGCGGCATGCTCCCCCACAAGACGAAGCGCGGCCGGGACGCCATGTCCAGGCTCAGGATTTATGTAGGAGTCCCTCCCGAGCTGAAGGGGATGGAGATGGAGCGGCCGGAGGCTGCGAAGATGACGCGCCTGGGCACCGGGAAGTATGTGGAACTTGGCGACGTAAGCCGGATGTTCGGATCAAAATTCTGA
- a CDS encoding 30S ribosomal protein S9, protein MKITNSSGKNRTAIARATLTEGKGRVRINSKPLEIFEPELVRQKIMEPVMIAQEKASGLDIDVKVRGGGFMGQAAAVRTAIARGIVEWTGDTALKEAYMEYDRSLLVNDHRQKERKKVGGPGARAKYQKSYR, encoded by the coding sequence ATGAAGATAACCAACTCATCGGGTAAAAACAGAACGGCGATCGCCAGGGCCACCCTGACGGAGGGGAAGGGCAGAGTCAGGATCAACAGCAAACCCCTGGAGATCTTTGAGCCCGAGCTCGTCAGGCAGAAGATCATGGAGCCCGTGATGATCGCCCAGGAGAAGGCCTCGGGGCTCGACATCGACGTCAAGGTCCGCGGAGGCGGGTTCATGGGTCAGGCTGCTGCCGTCCGGACCGCCATCGCCCGCGGGATCGTGGAGTGGACCGGAGACACCGCCCTCAAGGAGGCCTACATGGAGTACGACAGGTCTCTTCTGGTCAACGACCACCGGCAGAAGGAGCGGAAGAAGGTCGGCGGCCCCGGTGCAAGAGCCAAGTATCAGAAGTCTTACAGGTGA
- a CDS encoding DNA-directed RNA polymerase subunit N: MIPVRCFTCGNVISDVWEEYKERTKSEPPGKVMDDLGIESYCCRRMLLTHVEIVDVLRRYQ; encoded by the coding sequence TTGATCCCTGTACGATGTTTCACCTGTGGAAACGTCATCTCTGATGTATGGGAGGAGTACAAGGAGCGCACCAAGTCTGAGCCACCGGGGAAGGTGATGGACGATCTGGGCATCGAAAGCTACTGCTGTCGTCGCATGCTCCTGACCCACGTGGAGATCGTTGACGTGCTTCGGCGGTATCAGTAA
- a CDS encoding DNA-directed RNA polymerase subunit K: MDEEYTRYERARIVGARALQILMGAPVLIKTESIDPLEIALEEMRLGFVPITVKRDRRTSR; this comes from the coding sequence ATGGATGAAGAATATACGCGATACGAACGCGCGAGAATTGTGGGGGCTCGAGCTTTACAGATCCTGATGGGCGCCCCGGTATTGATCAAGACCGAGTCCATAGACCCCCTCGAAATCGCCCTGGAAGAGATGAGATTGGGATTTGTTCCCATCACCGTTAAACGGGATCGCAGAACCTCTAGGTAG
- the rpsB gene encoding 30S ribosomal protein S2 has translation MTFLEDEVITPAEDYETLIPIDEYLAAGIHIGTQQKTKSMMDYIYRVRTDGLYVLDVQATDKRIRLAAKFLAKYDPSKILVVSARQYGQRPATMFSKAVGSKAIVGRFIPNTMTNPTFYDYVEPDVVVVTDPAGDSQAINEAIDVGIPVVALCDTNNLTSNVDLVIPTNNKGRKALTLIYWLLAKEVLKERGEEDRFRYSVSDFEMEF, from the coding sequence GTGACATTTTTGGAAGATGAAGTCATAACACCAGCTGAAGATTATGAGACCCTCATCCCCATAGACGAGTATCTAGCCGCGGGGATCCACATAGGGACTCAGCAGAAGACCAAGAGCATGATGGACTACATATACAGAGTCAGGACCGACGGCCTCTACGTCCTCGACGTCCAGGCGACGGACAAGAGGATCAGGCTTGCGGCCAAGTTCCTGGCCAAGTACGACCCCTCCAAGATCCTGGTCGTCTCGGCGAGGCAGTACGGCCAGAGGCCGGCCACCATGTTCTCCAAGGCCGTAGGCTCCAAGGCCATCGTCGGAAGGTTCATACCCAACACCATGACCAACCCCACCTTCTACGACTACGTCGAGCCGGACGTGGTGGTGGTGACCGACCCCGCCGGCGACAGCCAGGCGATCAACGAGGCGATCGACGTGGGGATTCCGGTCGTTGCCTTATGCGACACCAACAACCTCACCTCCAACGTCGATCTGGTGATCCCCACCAACAACAAAGGCCGGAAGGCCCTGACCCTCATCTACTGGCTCCTGGCCAAAGAGGTCCTCAAGGAGAGGGGAGAGGAAGATAGGTTCAGGTACTCGGTCTCGGACTTCGAGATGGAGTTCTGA
- a CDS encoding MEMO1 family protein → MRRPAVAGQFYPLQPQKLLEELKAAFSGASGGEPLPIRGAVVPHAGYIYSGAVAAEVYGRLPERETFVLIGPNHHGLGLPVAISRDSWMTPLGTVESDVELADALAGSILEVDESAHLYEHSLEVQIPFLQARFSGFKILPIAMGLQDEETAVEVGEAVGEAAKSLGRDCTIIASSDFTHYEPQEEARRKDAQAIEAILRMDVPSVYRAVYGQNLTACGYGPISATITAARILGAETGKLLRYSTSGDVLGDYSQVVGYGAIAFV, encoded by the coding sequence ATGAGACGCCCCGCAGTGGCAGGCCAGTTCTACCCCCTTCAGCCCCAGAAGCTGCTGGAGGAGCTGAAGGCCGCCTTCAGCGGAGCCTCCGGCGGAGAGCCCCTCCCCATCCGGGGCGCCGTCGTACCCCATGCCGGCTACATCTATTCAGGAGCCGTGGCCGCTGAGGTCTATGGGAGGCTCCCCGAGAGGGAGACCTTCGTCCTGATAGGCCCGAACCACCACGGCCTCGGCCTTCCCGTAGCCATCTCTCGGGATTCGTGGATGACCCCCCTTGGGACCGTCGAATCCGACGTCGAGCTGGCGGACGCCCTGGCTGGGAGCATCCTCGAGGTGGACGAGTCCGCCCACCTCTATGAGCACTCCCTCGAGGTCCAGATACCGTTCCTCCAGGCGAGGTTCTCGGGGTTCAAGATCCTCCCGATAGCCATGGGGCTCCAGGACGAGGAGACGGCGGTCGAAGTCGGGGAGGCGGTCGGCGAGGCGGCGAAGTCCCTCGGCCGGGACTGCACCATCATCGCCAGCAGCGACTTCACCCATTACGAGCCCCAGGAGGAGGCGAGGAGGAAGGACGCTCAGGCGATCGAGGCGATCCTGAGGATGGACGTCCCCTCCGTCTATAGGGCCGTCTACGGCCAAAACCTCACCGCCTGCGGCTACGGCCCGATATCGGCTACCATCACCGCTGCGAGGATCCTGGGCGCCGAGACCGGCAAGCTTCTCCGCTACTCCACCAGCGGCGACGTCCTCGGGGATTATAGCCAGGTGGTGGGCTACGGGGCGATAGCCTTCGTCTAG
- the mvk gene encoding mevalonate kinase, which translates to MILFGEHAVVSGAAALGAAVDLRVGARIEDLPGRLEISAPDLRMDLKGIALDPLTGEVLTKAGEEAAHAARYITAVLKEFGARDLRVTVESEIPPASGLGSSASVVVATLGALSRHLALDMSTEEIAMEAFRIERTVQEGLGSPTDTALAAFGGYRLVEGSARAVDLPEMKLVVGFTGLPHDTRAEVSKVQSFRARRPEIVDPIFRAIGEISRLAPELIREGRLEELGELMNTNHGLLEAVGVGTRELSELVYASRGGGQAFGAKLTGAGGGGCMIALPRPGPGGVLRAMTAIDQARGEPFSVVTGCQGLRIEDPGEVR; encoded by the coding sequence GTGATCCTCTTCGGGGAGCACGCCGTCGTCTCGGGGGCTGCCGCCCTGGGCGCCGCCGTGGACCTGAGGGTTGGGGCCAGGATCGAAGACCTGCCGGGGAGGCTCGAGATCTCCGCCCCCGACCTCCGGATGGATCTGAAGGGTATAGCCCTGGACCCCCTCACCGGCGAGGTCCTGACGAAGGCGGGGGAGGAGGCGGCCCACGCAGCTAGGTACATCACCGCCGTTTTGAAGGAGTTTGGGGCGAGGGACCTCCGGGTCACCGTCGAGTCGGAGATCCCTCCGGCCTCGGGGCTCGGATCGTCGGCCTCCGTCGTCGTCGCCACCCTGGGAGCCCTCAGCCGCCATCTCGCCCTGGATATGTCGACGGAAGAGATAGCGATGGAGGCTTTCAGGATCGAGAGGACCGTCCAGGAGGGGCTGGGCTCGCCGACGGACACCGCCCTCGCCGCCTTCGGCGGCTACCGGCTCGTCGAGGGGTCAGCGAGGGCCGTCGACCTGCCGGAGATGAAGCTGGTGGTGGGGTTCACGGGGCTGCCCCACGACACCAGGGCGGAGGTATCCAAGGTCCAGAGCTTCAGGGCGAGGCGGCCGGAGATCGTCGACCCCATATTCCGGGCCATCGGTGAGATCTCGAGGCTGGCGCCGGAGCTCATCAGGGAAGGCCGGCTTGAGGAGCTGGGGGAGCTGATGAACACAAACCACGGCCTTTTGGAGGCGGTAGGTGTCGGGACCCGGGAGCTCTCCGAGCTCGTCTACGCCTCCCGGGGGGGCGGGCAGGCCTTCGGAGCAAAGCTGACGGGGGCCGGCGGCGGCGGATGCATGATCGCCCTGCCCCGCCCCGGCCCCGGGGGGGTTTTGAGGGCCATGACCGCCATCGACCAGGCGAGGGGGGAGCCCTTCTCGGTGGTCACCGGCTGTCAGGGGCTGAGGATCGAGGATCCCGGAGAGGTGAGATGA
- a CDS encoding isopentenyl phosphate kinase, protein MTEIRILKVGGSVLTDKTRLESARTEEIERIAAEVAGCGEGLILVHGAGSFGHFHAERYRLAERFDAEGVLETHRSVVRLNDLVVEGLRRAGSSPVPVHPLGSSLLKDGRIVGMEVGPILEMVRRGLVPVLHGDVAMDLVRGAAIVSGDQLVSHLARLVKPTIVALGTAADGVISDGEVLPQLRRAGVSGIWSELGPSAGVDVTGGMRGKVEELLDLADEGVSSVIFNASKPGMIERVLRGERVGTLVEGRR, encoded by the coding sequence ATGACCGAGATCAGGATTCTGAAGGTCGGCGGGAGCGTCCTGACCGATAAGACCCGCCTCGAATCCGCCAGGACCGAGGAGATCGAGAGGATCGCCGCCGAGGTCGCTGGGTGCGGGGAGGGCCTCATCCTCGTCCACGGCGCCGGCTCCTTCGGCCACTTCCATGCCGAGCGGTACCGCCTTGCGGAGAGGTTCGACGCCGAGGGGGTGCTGGAGACCCATCGGTCCGTCGTCAGGCTTAACGACCTCGTCGTCGAGGGGCTGAGGAGGGCGGGCTCTTCCCCCGTACCGGTACACCCCCTCGGCTCTTCCCTCCTCAAAGATGGTAGGATCGTGGGGATGGAGGTGGGGCCGATCCTGGAGATGGTGAGGAGGGGCCTCGTCCCCGTCCTCCACGGCGACGTCGCCATGGACCTGGTCCGGGGAGCTGCGATCGTCTCCGGTGACCAGCTCGTCTCCCATCTGGCGAGGTTGGTGAAGCCCACGATCGTCGCCCTGGGGACGGCGGCAGACGGGGTGATCTCCGACGGCGAGGTCCTCCCGCAGCTGAGGCGGGCCGGGGTCTCCGGCATCTGGTCAGAGCTGGGCCCCTCCGCGGGGGTGGACGTCACCGGCGGTATGAGGGGGAAGGTGGAGGAGCTCCTCGACCTGGCCGACGAGGGGGTATCTTCGGTGATATTCAACGCATCCAAGCCAGGGATGATCGAGAGGGTCCTCCGGGGCGAGAGGGTGGGGACCCTGGTGGAGGGGAGAAGGTGA